A genomic region of Phocoena sinus isolate mPhoSin1 chromosome 18, mPhoSin1.pri, whole genome shotgun sequence contains the following coding sequences:
- the CCDC70 gene encoding coiled-coil domain-containing protein 70, whose translation MFPFKVSKWMELACFHSLVASSSSTRQKKRIHKLQEEKVFREEMRHFREKIEGFREEMRNFRGKICAFRGQILGIWEGERPFWEEEKTFWKEEKAFWEMEKSFWEEEKAFWKKYRIFWKEDKAFWKEDNAVWERDRNLLQEDKALWGEEKALWEEESALLEEEKALWVEGGAQAVEEQRLAGGHRNIMGTGDEGLGGPHCWIGTRVWGDPMC comes from the coding sequence ATGTTTCCCTTCAAGGTGAGCAAGTGGATGGAGCTCGCCTGCTTCCACTCACTGGTGGCCTCCTCATCCAGCACTCGCCAGAAGAAACGAATCCACAAGCTGCAGGAAGAAAAGGTGTTTCGGGAAGAGATGAGACATTTCCGTGAGAAGATAGAAGGCTTCAGGGAAGAGATGCGGAATTTCCGTGGCAAGATCTGCGCTTTCAGGGGCCAGATCTTGGGCATTTGGGAAGGGGAGAGACCTTTCTGGGAAGAGgagaaaaccttctggaaagaggaaaaagccttctgggaaatggaaaaatctttctgggaagaagagaaagccTTTTGGAAAAAGTACCGAATCTTCTGGAAGGAAGATAAGGCCTTCTGGAAGGAGGACAATGCCGTGTGGGAAAGAGACAGGAACCTCCTTCAGGAGGACAAGGCGCTGTGGGGGGAAGAAAAGGCCCTGTGGGAGGAGGAAAGCGCcctcctggaggaggagaaggccCTCTGGGTGGAAGGGGGTGCTCAGGCTGTGGAGGAGCAGAGGCTAGCAGGGGGGCACCGCAACATCATGGGCACAGGAGACGAAGGGCTGGGGGGTCCACACTGCTGGATTGGGACTCGAGTCTGGGGTGACCCCATGTGCTGA